CAAATGTCCCGGCGACAATTTCTGAAGGTCTCCGCCACCACGCTAGCCGGATCGAGTCTCGCCCTCATGGGCTTCTCACCGACGCCCGCGTTAGCGGAAGTCCGCCAGTACAAATTGTCGCGCACAACCGAAACCCGCAATACCTGCCCGTACTGTTCGGTAGGCTGCGGCATCCTGATGTACGGACTTGGCGACAACGCCAAGAATGCGAAGTCCAGCATCATCCACATCGAAGGCGATCCCGATCATCCGGTCAATCGCGGCACGCTTTGCCCGAAGGGCGCGAGCCTGATCGACTTCATTCACAGCCCGAGCCGTCTGAAGTATCCGGAATATCGCGCGGCCGGCTCGAATGAATGGAAGCGCATTTCGTGGGAAGACGCACTCGACCGCATTGCAAAACTGATGAAGGAGGACCGCGATGCCAACTTCGTCGAGACAACGGAAGACGGCAAGAAGGTCAACCGCTGGCTGACCACCGGCATGCTCGCGGCATCGGCCGGTAGCAATGAAGTCGGTTATTTGACGCACAAGACTGTCCGCAGTCTTGGCATGCTCGCATTCGATAATCAAGCACGTGTCTGACACGGCCCGACGGTGGCAGGTCTTGCCCCGACGTTTGGCCGTGGAGCGATGACGAACCATTGGGTCGACATCAAGAACGCGGATGTGATTCTCGTAATGGGCGGCAATGCGGCCGAGGCACACCCATGCGGTTTCAAGTGGGTTACCGAAGCTAAAGCGCATCGCAAGGCAAGATTGATCGTGGTCGATCCGCGCTTTACGCGCACGGCATCGGTTGCGGACTATTACGCACAGATTCGGACCGGCTCGGACATCGTGTTCCTGGGCGGGGTGATCAACTATTTGCTCACCAACGACAAGATCCAGCACGAGTATGTAAAGAACTACACGGACATGCCGTTCATCGTTCGTGAGGACTTTTCGTTTACCGACGGTCTCTATTCCGGCTACGACGCCGACAAGCGAAAGTACGACAAGAGCTCGTGGGATTACGAGCGCGGCGACGACGGCTTCGCCAAGGTCGATCCGACGTTGCAGCACCCGCGCTGCGTCTATCAGCTGATGAAGCAGCACTACTCGCGCTATACGCCCGAGCAGGTGGAGAAGATTTGCGGCACGCCGAAGGACAAATTCCTCAAGGTGTGCGAGATGCTGGCGTCGACGGCGGTCCCGGGGCGCGCCGGCACGATCCTGTACGCGCTCGGCTGGACGCATCACTCGATCGGCGCGCAGATCATCCGCACCGGCGCGATGGTGCAATTGCTGCTGGGCAATATCGGCATTGCGGGCGGCGGCATGAATGCGCTGCGCGGGCACTCGAACATCCAGGGTTTGACCGACCTCGGCCTCATGTCGAACCTGTTGCCGGGTTACATGACGTTGCCGCTGGAAGCCGAGCAGGACTTCGACGCGTTCATCACGAAGCGCGCGAGCCAGCCGCTACGGCCGAATCAGTTGAGCTACTGGCGTAACTATCGCGCCTTTCATGTCAGTTTCATGAAATCGTGGTGGGGCGATAACGCGACCGCGGAGAACAACTTCGGTTTCGATTACCTGCCGAAGCTCGATAAGTCATACGACATGCTGCAGGTCTTCGAGCTGATGAATCAAGGCAAGATGACCGGCTACATCGCGCAGGGCTTCAATCCGCTCGCCGCCGCGCCGAACAAGGCGAAGATCGGCGCGGGTCTGGCCAAGCTGAAGTGGCTCGTCATCATGGATCCGCTCGCTACTGAAACGTCCGAGTTCTGGAAGAACTTCGGCGAGTTCAACGACGTCGATCCGTCGAAGATTCAAACGGAGGTGTTCCGTTTGCCGACCACCTGTTTCGCGGAAGAACGCGGTTCGCTGGTCAGCTCGAGCCGCGTGCTGCAGTGGCATTGGCAGGGCGCGGACGGCCCCGGCGAATCGAAGAGCGACCTGGAGATCATGTCGGGGTTGTGGCTGCGCATTCGCGAGGCTTATAAGAAGAACGGCGGCAAATATCCCGATCCGATTCTCAACATGAGCTGGCCGTACGCCAACCCGGAAAGCCCGAC
Above is a genomic segment from Paraburkholderia aromaticivorans containing:
- the fdnG gene encoding formate dehydrogenase-N subunit alpha; protein product: MPQMSRRQFLKVSATTLAGSSLALMGFSPTPALAEVRQYKLSRTTETRNTCPYCSVGCGILMYGLGDNAKNAKSSIIHIEGDPDHPVNRGTLCPKGASLIDFIHSPSRLKYPEYRAAGSNEWKRISWEDALDRIAKLMKEDRDANFVETTEDGKKVNRWLTTGMLAASAGSNEVGYLTHKTVRSLGMLAFDNQARVUHGPTVAGLAPTFGRGAMTNHWVDIKNADVILVMGGNAAEAHPCGFKWVTEAKAHRKARLIVVDPRFTRTASVADYYAQIRTGSDIVFLGGVINYLLTNDKIQHEYVKNYTDMPFIVREDFSFTDGLYSGYDADKRKYDKSSWDYERGDDGFAKVDPTLQHPRCVYQLMKQHYSRYTPEQVEKICGTPKDKFLKVCEMLASTAVPGRAGTILYALGWTHHSIGAQIIRTGAMVQLLLGNIGIAGGGMNALRGHSNIQGLTDLGLMSNLLPGYMTLPLEAEQDFDAFITKRASQPLRPNQLSYWRNYRAFHVSFMKSWWGDNATAENNFGFDYLPKLDKSYDMLQVFELMNQGKMTGYIAQGFNPLAAAPNKAKIGAGLAKLKWLVIMDPLATETSEFWKNFGEFNDVDPSKIQTEVFRLPTTCFAEERGSLVSSSRVLQWHWQGADGPGESKSDLEIMSGLWLRIREAYKKNGGKYPDPILNMSWPYANPESPTPEEIAMEFNGKALADVTDATDKTKVLAKKGEQLASFAQLRDDGSTASGCWIFCGSWTQAGNQMGRRDNSDPTGIGNTLNWAWAWPANRRILYNRASCDVSGKPFDPKRKLIAWNGKTWAGADIPDFKVDEPPENGMNPFIMNPEGVARFFSRDGLVEGPFPEHYEPFETPLGYNPLHPDNKLVVSSPAARVFADDRAAFGTHENFPHTATTYRLTEHFHYWTKHARLNAIVQPQQFVEIGEDLAKEVGVVAGDRVKVSSNRGHIIAVALVTKRIKPLMIEGKKVQTVGLPLHWGFKGLTKPGYLVNTLTPSVGDGNSQTPEFKSFLVKVEKA